The Streptomyces sp. RKAG293 genome includes a region encoding these proteins:
- a CDS encoding amidohydrolase family protein, which yields MNLRRDASALIDALNNRSADPDRRILITGATVITMDPVLGVLARADVLIEGDAIRAVAPDLLSQGAAENAVVIDATGFILSPGFVDTHRHAWEAQLRRLMPDVNDLGEYVMTTLAGLAPVYRPQDMYVGTRLAALTAIDNGITCMLDFSHNSRTPAHSDQAVQALIDTGIRGVHASMGPHFGDWDRQWPGDLARLQARYFTSDHPLLTLRLAALATDEIAGPELAYGPQLARSAAELGIGVSIDAVFGAASSAAILRWAKEGLLTPQVTLIHCTGLTSQAWQAMADTGSTVSLAPTSDAQIGLDSAIPAIDEALSAGIRPGLGIDVEVALASDMFTQMRALHTIQRMRAVNAVHGTPDQPDRISTHDVLDFATLHGAKAIGLGETTGSLTPGKQADLLIIDAEDINTMPLNDAVGTVVLGSDSRNIAVVFIAGQVRKWNGKVLGVDLPALRSAVTESRDHVLGAEAAQAQS from the coding sequence ATGAACCTCCGACGCGATGCAAGCGCACTGATCGACGCACTGAACAACCGGTCCGCGGACCCCGACCGCCGGATTCTGATCACCGGAGCCACCGTCATCACCATGGATCCCGTCCTCGGTGTCCTGGCGCGTGCCGACGTCCTGATCGAAGGGGACGCCATCCGCGCGGTGGCACCCGATCTGCTCTCCCAGGGGGCGGCCGAGAACGCCGTGGTCATCGACGCGACGGGCTTCATCCTCTCCCCCGGTTTCGTCGACACACACCGGCACGCCTGGGAGGCACAGTTGCGCCGGCTCATGCCGGACGTGAACGACCTCGGTGAGTACGTGATGACAACCCTTGCCGGCCTGGCCCCGGTCTACCGTCCGCAGGACATGTACGTCGGCACCCGGCTCGCCGCTCTCACCGCGATCGACAACGGCATCACCTGCATGCTCGACTTCTCGCACAACTCACGCACCCCCGCCCACTCGGACCAAGCCGTCCAGGCCCTGATCGACACGGGCATCCGGGGTGTGCACGCCTCCATGGGCCCGCACTTCGGCGACTGGGACCGGCAGTGGCCCGGCGACCTCGCCCGCCTGCAAGCGCGGTACTTCACCAGCGACCACCCGCTGCTCACACTGCGCCTGGCGGCACTGGCGACCGATGAGATCGCCGGACCCGAGCTCGCCTACGGGCCGCAGCTCGCCCGTTCCGCGGCGGAGTTGGGCATCGGGGTCAGTATCGACGCGGTCTTCGGCGCCGCCTCCTCCGCGGCCATTCTCCGCTGGGCCAAGGAGGGCCTGCTGACACCGCAGGTGACGCTGATCCACTGCACCGGCCTGACGTCGCAGGCCTGGCAGGCGATGGCGGACACCGGAAGCACCGTGTCCCTGGCACCCACCTCCGATGCCCAAATCGGTCTGGACTCCGCGATCCCCGCCATCGACGAGGCACTGTCGGCCGGCATCCGGCCGGGCCTCGGTATCGACGTCGAGGTCGCTCTGGCCAGCGACATGTTCACCCAGATGCGCGCCCTGCACACCATCCAGCGCATGCGGGCGGTCAACGCCGTCCACGGAACCCCGGACCAACCGGATCGGATCAGCACGCACGACGTTCTCGACTTCGCAACCCTGCACGGCGCGAAGGCCATCGGTCTCGGGGAGACGACCGGTTCCCTCACCCCCGGCAAGCAGGCCGACCTTCTGATCATCGACGCCGAGGACATCAACACCATGCCCCTCAACGATGCGGTCGGCACCGTCGTCCTGGGGTCCGACTCGCGCAACATCGCCGTCGTGTTCATCGCCGGCCAGGTCCGCAAGTGGAACGGCAAGGTCCTGGGCGTCGACCTGCCGGCGCTGCGCAGCGCGGTCACCGAGTCACGCGACCACGTCCTCGGCGCTGAGGCGGCCCAGGCCCAGAGCTAG
- a CDS encoding Atu4866 domain-containing protein — protein MTSSCAPDSDPHPYIGMWVTADGHIRQELLPNGRYDEARGTRTSAYTGSYQVTSTHIAYADDSGFTASGDFRDDVLHHAGYVFHREDGKPTP, from the coding sequence ATGACCTCCTCATGCGCACCGGATTCAGACCCGCATCCCTACATCGGGATGTGGGTGACCGCCGATGGGCACATTCGCCAGGAGTTGCTGCCCAACGGCCGCTACGACGAGGCCCGTGGCACCCGCACAAGCGCCTACACGGGCAGCTACCAGGTGACGAGCACGCACATCGCATACGCCGACGACTCTGGCTTCACCGCCTCCGGTGACTTCCGTGACGATGTCCTGCACCACGCCGGCTACGTGTTCCACCGCGAAGACGGGAAGCCGACCCCGTGA